One region of Triticum aestivum cultivar Chinese Spring chromosome 6B, IWGSC CS RefSeq v2.1, whole genome shotgun sequence genomic DNA includes:
- the LOC123134672 gene encoding DEAD-box ATP-dependent RNA helicase 21, with amino-acid sequence MMMKRSLELEEARPVYLSPEKRQRLALESLPRAAPPLPTPKPARESSSSSHRDSFRHRDREEKRGSFRHRDREEKDVLEKTAEKLRETIREQYLGSNKTKTRTVSMKPSAKFRFSFDWENTDDTSCDTNALHQSPLLLYGRGFLAGIDRREQKKAAAQKENRVELRRDTSPEESTKKKAEMRDSFGMRVDRHWTDKAAEEMTERDWRIFREDFNISYKGSRLPRPMRDWKESKLGARLLRAIDKVGYKKPSPIQMATIPLGLQQRDVIGVAETGSGKTAAFVLPMLSYISRLPPITDAEAAEGPYALVMAPTRELAQQIERETTKLSTYLGIKVVSIVGGQSIEEQGFEVRQGCEVVIATPGRLLDCLERRYIVLNQCNYVVLDEADRMIDMGFEPQVAGVLDAMPSSNLKPQNAEEELDEKKIYRTTYMFSATMPPAVERLAKKYLRNPVVVTIGTAGSATGLVTQSVIMVKESDKMPRLRKIMADLGGDKTAVVFCNTKRSVDDRAKDLERLGFRVTTLHGGKSQDQREISLDGFRNRRFNVLVATDVAGRGIDIPDVAHVINYEMPSSVDTYTHCIGRTGRAGKKGLATSFLTLEDRDIFFDLKQMLVQSNSSVPPELARHDASKFKPGSISDRPPKRCDTKYASH; translated from the coding sequence ATGATGATGAAGCGGTCGCTCGAGTTGGAGGAGGCACGGCCAGTTTATCTCTCCCCAGAAAAACGCCAGCGACTCGCCCTCGAGTCGCTCCCCCGCGCCGCTCCGCCGCTTCCCACGCCCAAGCCTGCTCGcgaatcctcctcctcctcccaccgcgacTCGTTCCGTCACCGCGACCGTGAAGAGAAGCGCGGCTCGTTCCGTCACCGCGACCGCGAAGAGAAAGATGTGCTGGAGAAAACGGCGGAGAAGTTGCGGGAGACGATCAGGGAGCAGTACCTAGGgtccaacaagaccaagaccaggacgGTCTCCATGAAACCCTCGGCCAAGTTCCGCTTCTCGTTCGACTGGGAGAACACGGACGACACCAGCTGCGACACGAACGCGCTCCATCAGTCGCCGCTGCTGCTCTACGGCCGAGGCTTTCTCGCTGGTATCGACCGCCGCGAGCAGAAGAAAGCGGCAGCCCAGAAGGAGAACCGCGTCGAGCTGCGGCGCGACACCAGCCCCGAAGAAAGCACGAAGAAGAAGGCGGAGATGCGCGACTCCTTTGGCATGCGCGTGGACAGGCACTGGACCGACAAGGCGGCCGAGGAGATGACCGAGCGGGACTGGCGCATTTTCCGCGAGGACTTCAACATCTCCTACAAGGGCTCCCGCCTGCCCCGGCCGATGCGGGACTGGAAAGAGAGCAAGCTTGGAGCCAGGCTGCTTCGTGCCATCGACAAGGTTGGCTACAAGAAACCGTCTCCGATTCAGATGGCCACCATCCCACTCGGTCTGCAGCAGCGCGATGTTATCGGTGTCGCCGAGACAGGCTCGGGGAAGACCGCCGCGTTCGTGCTCCCCATGCTATCCTACATTAGCCGCCTGCCACCCATTACGGACGCCGAAGCCGCCGAAGGTCCCTATGCTCTTGTGATGGCACCAACTCGCGAGCTCGCTCAGCAGATCGAGAGAGAGACCACCAAGCTTTCGACTTACCTAGGAATTAAGGTCGTGTCCATCGTCGGCGGCCAATCCATTGAGGAGCAGGGATTCGAGGTTAGGCAGGGCTGTGAGGTTGTGATTGCCACGCCTGGCCGGCTCCTTGACTGCCTGGAGAGAAGATACATTGTGCTCAACCAGTGCAACTATGTCGTGCTTGACGAGGCTGACAGGATGATCGACATGGGCTTTGAGCCACAGGTCGCCGGCGTCCTTGATGCGATGCCATCTAGCAACCTGAAGCCTCAGAACGCGGAAGAGGAGCTGGACGAGAAGAAGATCTACAGGACTACCTACATGTTCAGTGCCACCATGCCACCTGCTGTGGAGCGCCTTGCAAAGAAGTACCTCCGGAACCCCGTCGTCGTTACCATAGGCACGGCTGGCAGCGCCACGGGCCTCGTAACTCAGAGCGTGATCATGGTGAAGGAGTCGGACAAGATGCCACGGCTCCGGAAGATCATGGCGGATCTTGGGGGGGACAAGACAGCCGTCGTCTTCTGCAATACAAAGAGGTCGGTGGACGACCGTGCCAAAGATCTAGAGAGGCTGGGATTCCGCGTCACAACGCTGCATGGTGGCAAGTCACAAGATCAGAGGGAGATCAGCCTCGATGGGTTTAGGAACCGTCGGTTCAACGTGCTCGTGGCCACCGACGTCGCGGGGCGTGGCATCGACATCCCTGATGTTGCCCATGTGATCAACTATGAGATGCCCAGTTCGGTTGACACATACACGCATTGTATTGGAAGAACAGGGCGCGCGGGGAAGAAGGGGCTCGCGACTTCATTTTTGACTCTAGAGGACAGAGACATCTTCTTTGATCTCAAGCAAATGCTTGTACAGAGCAATAGTTCTGTGCCACCTGAACTCGCAAGGCACGATGCCTCGAAATTTAAGCCTGGCTCAATTTCTGATAGACCTCCAAAGCGATGTGACACCAAGTATGCATCTCACTGA